In Aedes albopictus strain Foshan chromosome 3, AalbF5, whole genome shotgun sequence, the following are encoded in one genomic region:
- the LOC134290985 gene encoding uncharacterized protein LOC134290985, which produces MIRTTAYWRHFFSNLRSPKEDRTFSFLTTDELKTAEHALIRLLQQQCFTDEWKRLQSGQHVTKGSRLRWFHPMLSSNDNVIRIGCRLGQSMLHDNFKHPILLPGAHRLSTLLFASYYLRLLHEAPQLMVNTVRLKHWLLGGRSAARQVVHKCVTCVRARPKLVEQFMSELPAARVTAARPFSRVGIDSWGPIQLQPRHRRDAPIKAYVAVFVCFATKAVHLELVANLTTAKFLQAFRRFVACRGLCSDVYTDNGKNFVGAANELKRLVRSRERKDQVAQECTENGNRWHFNPPKGSHFGGLWEAAIRST; this is translated from the coding sequence ATGATCCGCACAACAGCATATTGGAGGCATTTCTTTTCGAATTTGCGATCACCAAAAGAAGATCGAACATTCAGCTTCCTAACGACCGATGAACTCAAAACTGCCGAACATGCGCTCATACGATTGCTGCAACAACAGTGCTTTACAGACGAGTGGAAGCGATTGCAAAGTGGACAGCACGTCACCAAAGGCTCTCGTCTGAGATGGTTTCATCCAATGCTCTCCTCCAACGACAACGTTATTCGAATCGGCTGTCGGCTAGGCCAATCTATGCTACACGACAACTTCAAGCATCCCATTCTGCTACCTGGTGCTCACCGGCTATCAACATTGCTTTTCGCATCGTATTATCTACGACTGCTACACGAAGCTCCTCAACTGATGGTAAACACGGTTCGCTTGAAACACTGGCTCTTGGGTGGGCGAAGTGCGGCACGGCAGGTAGTACACAAATGTGTCACTTGTGTACGGGCTCGACCGAAGCTGGTCGAACAATTCATGTCCGAGCTGCCAGCAGCTCGTGTAACGGCAGCAAGGCCTTTTTCTCGAGTGGGCATTGATTCCTGGGGACCCATACAGTTACAACCACGGCATCGGCGCGACGCTCCTATCAAAGCATACGTAGCCGTGTTTGTTTGTTTTGCGACCAAGGCAGTTCATCTCGAACTGGTCGCCAACCTTACTACAGCTAAGTTCTTGCAAGCCTTTCGGCGTTTCGTGGCTTGCCGAGGCCTCTGCTCCGATGTTTATACCGACAATGGCAAGAACTTCGTGGGCGCAGCGAACGAACTCAAACGACTTGTACGGAGTAGGGAGCGCAAAGATCAGGTGGCTCAAGAGTGCACGGAAAACGGCAACCGTTGGCACTTCAACCCTCCCAAGGGGTCTCATTTCGGCGGACTTTGGGAGGCGGCAATTAGATCGACTTAA